A portion of the Streptomyces sp. YPW6 genome contains these proteins:
- a CDS encoding dihydrofolate reductase family protein yields the protein MAQLLRVQNFTVSSDGIAAGEDQTLERPFGHVDPGRLFSWAGATASWPNRTEPGGSRGLDDYFTRDFAHGIGAEIMGRNKFGPQRGPWENHEWQGWWGDEPPFHTPVFVMTHHTRPSFTLSDTTFHFVDADPATVLERAREAADGKDVRLGGGVTTLRAFLDAGLIDTLHVAVAPVTLGTGLSLWDSPDDLRDRYHLDVVPSPSGMTHHLFWRK from the coding sequence ATGGCTCAACTGCTGCGCGTGCAGAACTTCACGGTGTCGAGTGACGGCATCGCGGCCGGTGAGGACCAGACGCTGGAGCGGCCGTTCGGTCACGTCGACCCGGGCCGGCTCTTCTCCTGGGCGGGCGCCACGGCGAGCTGGCCGAACCGCACGGAACCAGGGGGAAGCCGGGGCCTGGACGACTACTTCACCCGGGACTTCGCGCACGGCATCGGGGCGGAGATCATGGGCCGCAACAAGTTCGGTCCGCAGCGGGGTCCGTGGGAGAACCACGAGTGGCAGGGCTGGTGGGGCGACGAACCCCCCTTCCACACACCGGTGTTCGTGATGACCCACCACACACGCCCCTCCTTCACGCTCTCCGACACCACGTTCCACTTCGTCGACGCCGACCCGGCGACGGTGCTGGAGCGGGCGCGGGAGGCGGCGGACGGCAAGGACGTCCGGCTCGGCGGCGGCGTCACCACGCTCCGCGCGTTCCTCGACGCCGGCCTGATCGACACCCTGCACGTGGCGGTCGCCCCGGTGACGCTGGGCACGGGCCTGAGCCTGTGGGACTCGCCGGACGACCTGCGCGACCGGTACCACCTGGACGTCGTCCCGAGCCCGAGCGGCATGACACACCACCTGTTCTGGCGAAAGTGA
- a CDS encoding flavoprotein, with translation MSDQPDRPDHQPFLYVVVCAAGVARDVDRLLAAAQDAGWDVGVVATPQGLGFLDAAAVEARTGHPIRSGWRAPGDSRPFPDPDAIAVAPATFNTVNKWAAGIADTLALGILCEAYGLGVPIAVLPAVNALLAQHPAYAESLARLRDMGVRVGTRVPHTPPSGETAAFPWEEALELLARQPDSAPR, from the coding sequence ATGAGTGATCAGCCGGACCGACCGGACCACCAGCCGTTCCTGTACGTCGTCGTCTGCGCGGCCGGCGTCGCCCGTGACGTGGACCGGCTCCTCGCCGCGGCGCAGGACGCCGGCTGGGACGTCGGCGTCGTCGCCACCCCGCAGGGGCTCGGTTTCCTCGACGCGGCGGCCGTCGAGGCGCGGACCGGCCATCCGATCCGCTCCGGCTGGCGCGCCCCGGGCGACTCCCGGCCGTTCCCGGACCCGGACGCCATCGCTGTCGCGCCCGCCACGTTCAACACCGTCAACAAGTGGGCGGCCGGCATCGCGGACACCCTGGCCCTCGGCATCCTCTGCGAGGCGTACGGGCTCGGCGTGCCCATCGCCGTGCTCCCGGCCGTGAACGCGCTCCTCGCCCAGCACCCCGCGTACGCCGAGAGCCTCGCCAGGCTGCGGGACATGGGGGTCCGGGTCGGCACCCGCGTACCGCACACCCCGCCGTCGGGTGAGACCGCGGCGTTCCCCTGGGAAGAGGCCCTGGAACTGCTGGCCCGGCAACCGGATTCGGCCCCTCGATAA
- a CDS encoding cation:proton antiporter regulatory subunit: protein MGTRRTSLPGVGAQYDFTTETGQHISVVIHHDGRRFIGFYEQDDPDACRLSVPLTTTEATALAHLIDPAPIDAVRTEGIDLVTEHIPLGARSPYGGRLLGETRARTRTGASIVAVLRTHSAHPSPDPDFRLAIGDTLVAVGTREGVDALSEIIAEG, encoded by the coding sequence ATGGGAACCCGCCGTACGTCGTTGCCCGGAGTGGGTGCTCAGTACGACTTCACGACCGAGACGGGTCAGCACATCTCGGTCGTGATCCACCACGACGGACGCCGGTTCATCGGGTTCTACGAACAGGACGACCCTGATGCGTGCCGGCTCTCCGTCCCCCTGACGACGACCGAGGCCACCGCCCTGGCGCACCTCATCGATCCGGCGCCCATCGACGCCGTACGGACCGAGGGCATCGATCTCGTCACCGAGCACATCCCGCTCGGGGCCCGCTCCCCGTACGGCGGGCGGCTGCTGGGGGAGACCCGGGCGCGGACCCGGACCGGGGCGTCCATCGTGGCGGTGCTGCGCACCCACAGCGCGCACCCGTCGCCGGACCCGGATTTTCGCCTGGCCATCGGGGACACACTCGTCGCCGTCGGTACGCGTGAGGGCGTCGACGCGCTCTCCGAGATCATTGCGGAGGGCTGA